In one window of Bdellovibrio bacteriovorus W DNA:
- a CDS encoding putative hydrolase translates to MTKILSTFVLGSALFASSYSLAAYDEWNCRSSGLGLKNMQLECVSCGAQNYFAKKAGGREVVPSEKWLALLGTLSVQNMNLDGSGKNNIAANSDARANYHKVVISMLKDYGFCQKYISKDWDKRATEQNSDIAPGDWSAYVFKGLTRNTDLGSSELKSLGKYYGFDGSIFGWNAAENMNYLVLNSPDPFRSNNPRDASDERFAAKYPTYNQGLSKNERRPAFVRRLKEALGSGYDVNGEQKKSGIINSGNKDNGLTECLREIERIHDGKGDPLLNSFMRSSSENTNFCREMANSCEISADFCGGDLSSVRSSPLPAPPAPKGHPSSSPGHKGQSGSGIR, encoded by the coding sequence ATGACGAAAATACTTTCAACATTTGTACTTGGCTCAGCTCTGTTTGCTTCGTCTTATTCTTTAGCGGCCTATGACGAGTGGAACTGCCGCAGCAGTGGGCTTGGTTTAAAAAACATGCAACTAGAGTGTGTCTCTTGTGGAGCGCAAAACTATTTCGCTAAAAAAGCCGGTGGCCGCGAAGTCGTCCCCTCTGAAAAGTGGTTAGCACTTTTAGGAACTCTCAGTGTTCAGAACATGAACCTAGATGGTTCTGGTAAAAACAATATCGCCGCAAACTCGGATGCAAGAGCCAATTATCACAAAGTCGTTATCTCAATGCTTAAAGACTATGGCTTCTGCCAAAAGTACATCAGCAAAGACTGGGACAAGCGTGCAACAGAACAAAACTCCGACATCGCCCCCGGTGACTGGTCAGCTTATGTATTTAAAGGTCTTACGCGAAACACGGATCTAGGTTCTTCAGAGCTAAAGAGCCTTGGGAAGTACTACGGCTTTGATGGTTCTATCTTTGGCTGGAACGCGGCAGAGAATATGAATTACCTCGTGCTTAACAGTCCCGATCCATTTCGCTCTAACAACCCCCGTGACGCCTCTGACGAGCGATTTGCAGCGAAGTACCCAACTTACAATCAAGGGCTTTCAAAAAACGAAAGACGCCCTGCCTTTGTAAGAAGACTGAAAGAAGCTCTGGGCTCTGGATATGACGTGAACGGTGAGCAGAAAAAAAGCGGCATTATCAATTCAGGAAATAAAGATAATGGTTTGACCGAATGCTTACGTGAAATTGAAAGAATCCACGATGGTAAGGGTGATCCGCTTCTAAACTCTTTCATGCGCTCTTCAAGTGAAAACACAAACTTCTGCAGAGAAATGGCTAACTCATGTGAAATCTCAGCAGACTTCTGCGGCGGCGATCTTTCCTCAGTAAGATCCTCACCACTGCCAGCACCACCGGCACCTAAAGGCCATCCATCCTCAAGCCCCGGCCACAAAGGCCAATCCGGCTCCGGCATCCGCTAA
- a CDS encoding orotate phosphoribosyltransferase (COG0461 Orotate phosphoribosyltransferase): MTKAELAKKIYDVAHLTGEFKLRSGQVSNEYFDKYRFEARPEILREIAKQMAPLIPAGTEVLAGLEMGGIPIATALSLETGIPCVFVRKEAKSYGTCQFAEGYDIKDKKVCVIEDVVTTGGQVVISTGDLRSLGAQIDTVLCVIHRGPEFPEPKLTEINLDLRPLFRKSDF, translated from the coding sequence ATGACAAAAGCAGAGCTTGCAAAAAAGATTTACGATGTTGCTCATCTCACTGGAGAGTTCAAACTCCGCTCTGGACAAGTTAGCAATGAATATTTCGATAAGTATCGCTTCGAAGCTCGCCCGGAAATTTTACGAGAGATCGCAAAACAAATGGCGCCACTCATTCCCGCGGGTACAGAAGTTCTTGCCGGCCTAGAAATGGGTGGAATTCCTATTGCGACTGCGCTTTCCTTAGAAACAGGAATTCCTTGTGTCTTTGTTCGCAAAGAAGCTAAGAGTTATGGCACCTGCCAGTTTGCTGAAGGCTATGACATCAAAGACAAAAAAGTCTGCGTGATTGAAGATGTCGTCACGACGGGTGGCCAAGTTGTGATCTCCACGGGGGACTTGCGCTCATTAGGGGCTCAAATTGATACTGTTCTTTGCGTGATCCACCGCGGGCCTGAATTCCCAGAACCGAAACTGACCGAGATCAACCTAGACCTTCGTCCTTTATTCAGAAAATCAGACTTTTAG
- a CDS encoding divalent cation tolerance protein (COG1324 Uncharacterized protein involved in tolerance to divalent cations) produces MNLFYITCPDSEHAQKIARQLLSEKLIACANILPQMQSLYWWKEQIESSTEAVLLIKTQFSENISRDLLFQRIKDLHPYEVPCIMEIQIGDVNDAYLNWIQLSLQEKS; encoded by the coding sequence ATGAATTTGTTCTACATCACTTGCCCTGATTCAGAACATGCTCAGAAAATTGCTCGCCAATTGCTTTCAGAAAAACTCATAGCTTGCGCAAATATCCTTCCACAAATGCAATCTCTGTATTGGTGGAAGGAACAAATTGAATCCAGCACCGAAGCTGTTCTACTTATCAAAACTCAGTTCTCAGAAAATATTTCTCGCGATTTACTATTTCAACGAATCAAAGACCTTCACCCTTACGAGGTTCCCTGTATCATGGAAATTCAAATTGGTGATGTAAACGATGCTTACCTCAATTGGATCCAACTTTCCCTTCAGGAGAAATCATGA